Proteins encoded by one window of Azospirillum brasilense:
- a CDS encoding NAD-glutamate dehydrogenase, protein MALRAEQLKDELTEEVVRQVRERLGRSRAAPAERFVRQFYDNVPPDDIIQAPAEQLYGAALAMWQWGQQREATDRAKVRVYNPRVEEHGWQSHRTVVEIVNDDMPFLVDSVTAELNRQGLTVHLVIHPVVRVKRDADGQLVELYEPAAAPTDAAPESFMHVEVGAVTGAAALDQAREGLERVLADVRAAVADWRAMRQQVRAAILEADCARAAVPPIIPDDEVDEAKAFLSWADDDHFTFLGYREYRFESGADGADSSLGLVAGSGLGILRDDSVTVFDGLRNYATLPPDVRDFLRNPRVLMVTKGNRPSPVHRAVPMDAFLIKRFDAEGRIIGERLVAGLFTSVAYNRSPREIPYLRRKVAEVMELAGFDPQGHDGKALLHILETYPRDELFQIQVPELLDIAVGILHLQERQRLALFVRKDPFERFASCLVYVPRDRYDTTLRRRIQSILEAAYDGTCTGFTTQLTESVLARLHFIIRTEPGRVPTVDATDLEARLVQASRGWDDHLRDALVEAHGEEQGRTLFRRYADAFPTAYREEFNAEAAVFDIERIEKATAQGALGINLYRPLEAEGDELHVKIYHEGRPVPLSDVLPMLEHMDLKVITEAPFEIAIAGHAAPVWIHDFTARSQNGLPIDCAMVKEKFQDAFAAVWDGRMEDDGFNRLVLRAGLTAREVTVLRAYAKYLRQARIPYGQDVVESTLAGHPAIARKLVALFHSRFDPARRSQNDPGLAAEIERALDGVKNLDEDRILRRFLNLLCNTLRTNAYQNGADGRPKTYLSFKIDSRHIDDLPLPRPMVEVFVYSPRMEGVHLRGGKVARGGIRWSDRREDFRTEILGLMKAQMVKNTVIVPVGSKGGFVVKRPPPPSAGREAALAEGIECYKTLMRGLLDITDNLDAGGAVVPPPEVVRHDGDDPYLVVAADKGTATFSDIANSVSVDHGFWLGDAFASGGSAGYDHKKMGITARGAWESVKRHFRELGHDTQTQDFTVVGVGDMSGDVFGNGMLLSKHIRLLAAFDHRHIFIDPDPDAARSWEERQRLFDLPRSSWADYDASLLSAGGRVFDRSAKSLELTPEIRQRFGIAKDHVTPLELMQTLLKAEVDLLWFGGIGTYLKAAEETNAEVGDKANDALRIDGRDVRAKVIGEGANLGVTQRGRIEAAQHGVRLNTDAIDNSAGVDTSDHEVNIKILLNDVVVRGDMTLKQRDQLLAAMTDEVAGLVLADNYLQSQALTVARAQGPDALEAQARLIRSLEKAGRLNRAIEYLPDEEELSARMANREGLTRPELAVLLAYAKITLYDDLLASDLPDDPFMADDLTRYFPKPLRKAHAEAVGRHRLRREIIATSVTNSLVNRTGPTFVKEMMEKTGMGPADVARAYTIVRDAFGLRSLWTGIEDLDNAVPAALQTAMILETVRHMERAAAWFLASCQQPLDIARETEAFRPGIETLLAGLDNVLDAEETARLTARVASYQEQGVPAELARRMAALPVLAAAPDLVRIAGRTGRGVADVAAVYFMLGRRFGLEWLRDKAAAAKAENHWQKQAVAALVDDLFAHQTALTTRVLEAVDQLPAEAPVEAWIAHRRPVVERVEQLLSELRTQPNVDLSMLAVANRQLRGLTAG, encoded by the coding sequence ATGGCTCTCAGGGCCGAACAGCTCAAGGACGAGCTGACCGAAGAGGTCGTGCGGCAGGTTCGCGAGCGGCTGGGCCGCAGCCGCGCGGCACCGGCGGAGCGCTTCGTACGGCAGTTCTACGACAACGTCCCGCCCGACGACATCATCCAGGCTCCGGCGGAGCAGCTCTACGGCGCTGCACTCGCCATGTGGCAATGGGGCCAGCAGCGCGAGGCGACCGACCGCGCCAAGGTCCGCGTCTACAACCCCCGCGTCGAGGAGCATGGCTGGCAGTCCCACCGCACGGTGGTGGAGATCGTCAACGACGACATGCCCTTCCTCGTCGACTCGGTGACCGCGGAGCTGAACCGCCAGGGGTTGACCGTCCATCTGGTCATCCACCCCGTGGTGCGGGTCAAGCGCGACGCCGACGGCCAGCTCGTGGAGCTGTACGAGCCGGCGGCGGCCCCCACCGACGCCGCCCCCGAATCCTTCATGCACGTCGAGGTCGGCGCGGTCACCGGCGCCGCCGCGCTGGACCAGGCCCGCGAGGGGCTGGAGCGTGTGCTGGCCGACGTGCGCGCCGCCGTCGCCGACTGGCGGGCCATGCGCCAGCAGGTGCGCGCCGCCATCCTGGAGGCCGACTGCGCCCGCGCCGCCGTCCCGCCCATCATCCCCGACGACGAGGTGGACGAGGCCAAGGCCTTCCTCTCCTGGGCCGACGACGATCATTTCACCTTCCTCGGCTACCGCGAATACCGCTTCGAGAGCGGCGCCGACGGGGCGGACTCCTCGCTGGGTCTGGTCGCCGGCAGCGGCCTGGGCATCCTGCGCGACGATTCCGTCACCGTCTTCGACGGGCTGCGCAACTACGCCACCCTGCCGCCCGACGTGCGCGACTTCCTGCGCAACCCGCGCGTCCTGATGGTGACCAAGGGCAACCGCCCCTCCCCCGTGCACCGCGCGGTGCCGATGGACGCCTTCCTCATCAAGCGCTTCGACGCCGAGGGGCGGATCATCGGCGAGCGGCTGGTCGCCGGTCTCTTCACCTCCGTCGCCTACAACCGCAGCCCGCGCGAGATCCCCTACCTCCGCCGCAAGGTCGCGGAGGTGATGGAACTGGCCGGCTTCGACCCGCAGGGCCATGACGGCAAGGCGCTGCTGCACATCCTGGAGACCTACCCGCGCGACGAGCTGTTCCAGATCCAGGTGCCGGAGCTGCTGGACATCGCCGTCGGCATCCTGCACCTGCAGGAACGCCAGCGGCTGGCCCTGTTCGTGCGCAAGGACCCGTTCGAGCGCTTCGCCTCCTGCCTCGTCTACGTGCCGCGCGACCGCTACGACACCACGCTGCGCCGGCGCATCCAGTCCATCCTGGAGGCCGCCTACGACGGCACCTGCACCGGCTTCACCACGCAGCTGACCGAAAGCGTGCTGGCCCGCCTGCATTTCATCATCCGGACCGAGCCGGGCCGCGTGCCCACCGTCGACGCCACCGATCTGGAGGCGCGGCTGGTCCAGGCGTCGCGCGGCTGGGACGACCATCTGCGCGACGCGCTGGTCGAGGCGCACGGCGAGGAGCAGGGGCGCACCCTGTTCCGCCGCTACGCCGACGCCTTCCCCACCGCCTACCGCGAGGAGTTCAACGCCGAGGCCGCGGTCTTCGACATCGAGCGGATCGAGAAGGCGACGGCCCAGGGCGCGCTGGGCATCAACCTCTACCGCCCGCTGGAGGCCGAAGGCGACGAGCTGCACGTCAAGATCTACCACGAAGGCCGCCCGGTGCCGCTGTCCGACGTGCTGCCCATGCTGGAGCACATGGACCTGAAGGTGATCACCGAAGCGCCCTTCGAGATCGCCATCGCCGGCCACGCCGCCCCGGTGTGGATCCACGACTTCACCGCGCGCTCCCAGAACGGGCTGCCCATCGACTGCGCGATGGTGAAGGAGAAGTTCCAGGACGCCTTCGCCGCCGTCTGGGACGGCCGGATGGAGGATGACGGCTTCAACCGCCTCGTCCTTCGCGCCGGCCTGACCGCGCGGGAGGTGACGGTGCTGCGCGCCTACGCCAAGTATCTGCGCCAGGCCCGCATCCCCTATGGGCAGGACGTGGTGGAAAGCACGCTGGCCGGCCATCCGGCCATCGCGCGCAAGCTGGTCGCCCTGTTCCACAGCCGCTTCGACCCGGCCCGCCGTTCGCAGAACGATCCGGGGCTGGCCGCGGAGATCGAACGCGCGCTCGACGGGGTGAAGAACCTGGACGAGGACCGCATCCTGCGGCGCTTCCTCAACCTGCTGTGCAACACGCTGCGCACCAACGCCTATCAGAACGGCGCGGACGGGCGGCCCAAGACCTACCTCTCCTTCAAGATCGACAGCCGCCACATCGACGACCTGCCGCTGCCCCGCCCGATGGTCGAGGTGTTCGTCTACAGCCCGCGGATGGAGGGCGTCCATCTGCGCGGCGGCAAGGTGGCGCGCGGCGGCATCCGCTGGTCCGACCGGCGCGAGGATTTCCGCACGGAGATCCTCGGGCTGATGAAGGCGCAGATGGTCAAGAACACCGTCATCGTGCCGGTCGGCTCCAAGGGCGGCTTCGTGGTCAAGCGCCCGCCGCCGCCGTCCGCCGGGCGCGAGGCGGCGTTGGCCGAAGGCATCGAGTGCTACAAGACGCTGATGCGCGGCCTGCTGGACATCACCGACAACCTCGACGCCGGGGGGGCGGTGGTGCCGCCGCCCGAGGTGGTGCGCCACGACGGCGACGATCCCTATCTGGTGGTCGCTGCCGACAAGGGCACGGCGACCTTCTCCGACATCGCCAACTCGGTGTCGGTGGACCACGGCTTCTGGCTGGGCGACGCCTTCGCGTCGGGCGGCTCCGCCGGCTACGACCACAAGAAGATGGGCATCACCGCCCGCGGCGCCTGGGAATCGGTGAAGCGCCATTTCCGCGAGCTGGGGCACGACACCCAGACGCAGGACTTCACCGTCGTCGGCGTCGGCGACATGTCGGGCGACGTGTTCGGCAACGGCATGCTGCTGTCGAAGCACATCCGCCTGCTCGCCGCCTTCGACCACCGGCACATCTTCATCGACCCCGACCCCGACGCCGCGCGGAGCTGGGAGGAGCGGCAGCGCCTGTTCGACCTGCCCCGTTCCTCCTGGGCGGACTACGACGCGTCGCTGCTGTCCGCGGGCGGGCGCGTCTTCGACCGCTCCGCCAAGTCGCTGGAGCTGACGCCGGAGATCCGCCAGCGCTTCGGCATCGCCAAGGACCACGTCACCCCGCTGGAGCTGATGCAGACCCTGCTGAAGGCCGAGGTGGACCTGCTGTGGTTCGGCGGCATCGGCACCTACCTGAAGGCGGCGGAGGAGACCAACGCCGAGGTCGGCGACAAGGCCAACGACGCGCTGCGCATCGACGGGCGCGACGTGCGGGCCAAGGTGATCGGCGAAGGCGCCAACCTCGGCGTCACGCAGCGCGGCCGCATCGAGGCGGCGCAGCACGGGGTCCGGTTGAACACTGACGCCATCGACAATTCGGCGGGCGTCGACACCTCCGACCATGAGGTGAACATCAAGATCCTGCTGAACGACGTGGTCGTCCGCGGCGACATGACGCTGAAGCAGCGCGACCAGCTGCTGGCCGCCATGACCGACGAGGTGGCCGGTCTGGTGCTGGCCGACAACTACCTGCAGAGCCAGGCCCTGACCGTCGCCCGCGCCCAGGGTCCCGACGCGCTGGAGGCTCAGGCCCGGCTGATCCGCTCGCTGGAGAAGGCGGGCCGGCTCAACCGCGCCATCGAGTATCTGCCCGACGAGGAGGAGCTGTCCGCCCGCATGGCCAACCGCGAGGGGCTGACCCGGCCCGAGCTGGCCGTGCTGCTGGCCTACGCCAAGATCACGCTCTACGACGATCTGCTGGCGTCGGACCTGCCGGACGACCCCTTCATGGCCGACGACCTCACCCGCTACTTCCCCAAGCCGCTGCGCAAGGCCCATGCGGAGGCGGTGGGGCGGCACCGGCTGCGGCGGGAGATCATCGCGACCAGCGTCACCAACAGCCTCGTCAACCGCACCGGCCCGACCTTCGTCAAGGAGATGATGGAGAAGACCGGCATGGGACCGGCGGACGTCGCCCGCGCCTACACCATCGTGCGCGACGCCTTCGGCCTGCGCTCGCTGTGGACGGGGATCGAGGATCTGGACAACGCGGTTCCCGCCGCGCTCCAGACCGCCATGATCCTGGAGACCGTCCGCCACATGGAGCGCGCCGCCGCCTGGTTCCTGGCGAGCTGCCAGCAGCCGCTGGACATCGCCCGCGAGACGGAGGCCTTCCGGCCCGGCATCGAGACGCTTCTGGCTGGTCTGGACAATGTGCTGGACGCCGAGGAGACGGCCCGCCTGACCGCCCGCGTCGCCTCCTACCAGGAGCAAGGCGTTCCCGCCGAGCTGGCCCGCCGCATGGCCGCGCTGCCGGTGCTGGCCGCCGCCCCCGACCTCGTCCGCATCGCCGGACGCACCGGCCGCGGGGTCGCGGACGTCGCCGCGGTCTACTTCA
- a CDS encoding HD-GYP domain-containing protein — translation MPNDDARPPEATPVPPAKPRLHVLVVDPDPALAGLTRAALDGFALDGAPVMVLTAATAAEAREALYRNPGTAAVLLEPVLDPAADGPPEGLAFIDHIRKDLGNSRVRILVCTAHPERAPEEEVVEGHDVSDYRLKDGLTARTLRTAVVPRLRAFANLQTQAAGRKALARMLVATTGLLEMRTPDVLFPNILPRAVGLLGIGRHALLCIQGDTLPRDRRIRVRASTGRFAKWKDVDVAELGEPNVAAALERLSPSSETIVEPGYCALRLRAHGGIIGMIYVEGHNNEGTAREWQLLELFRNKCSIAFENALLFEELNTAQKATVLAMGSLAEYKDNAAAGHLQRIERLVGDIARELRVHGRFADELDDELAEKVGLAALLHDVGMLSVSDETLGIPGELANNDMAAIQRHTLIGHRILSEAALPLRGRSLLSIAAEIARYHHERYDGSGYMEGLRGGAIPVSARIMAVADVFDALITDRQYRKAWGVEHAITWIAERAGKDFDPLVVEAFLTVVRRIQAEEPDWFPKPEGGNQGLLVAAIGRKLRALFGNRAEPIN, via the coding sequence ATGCCCAACGACGACGCCCGCCCGCCGGAGGCTACCCCGGTTCCGCCCGCCAAGCCCCGTCTGCACGTCCTCGTGGTCGATCCCGACCCGGCGCTGGCCGGGCTGACGCGCGCCGCGCTCGACGGCTTCGCGCTGGACGGGGCGCCGGTGATGGTGCTGACCGCCGCCACCGCCGCCGAGGCGCGCGAGGCGCTGTACCGCAACCCCGGCACCGCCGCCGTCCTGCTGGAGCCGGTGCTGGACCCCGCGGCGGATGGGCCGCCCGAAGGGCTCGCCTTCATCGATCACATCCGCAAGGATCTGGGGAACAGCCGCGTCCGCATCCTGGTCTGCACCGCCCATCCCGAGCGGGCGCCGGAAGAGGAGGTGGTGGAGGGGCACGACGTCAGCGACTACCGCCTGAAGGACGGACTGACGGCGCGCACGCTGCGCACCGCCGTCGTCCCGCGGCTGCGCGCCTTCGCCAACCTGCAGACCCAGGCGGCCGGGCGCAAGGCGCTGGCCCGCATGCTGGTGGCGACCACCGGCCTGCTGGAGATGCGCACCCCGGATGTGCTGTTCCCCAACATCCTGCCGCGCGCCGTCGGGCTGCTGGGCATCGGGCGGCACGCCCTGCTGTGCATCCAGGGCGACACGCTGCCGCGCGACCGCCGCATCCGCGTGCGCGCCTCCACCGGGCGCTTCGCCAAATGGAAGGACGTGGACGTCGCCGAGCTGGGCGAGCCCAACGTGGCCGCCGCGCTGGAGCGGCTGAGCCCGAGTTCCGAGACCATCGTGGAGCCGGGCTACTGCGCGCTGCGGCTGCGCGCCCATGGCGGAATCATCGGCATGATCTACGTCGAGGGCCACAACAACGAGGGCACCGCGCGCGAGTGGCAGCTGCTGGAGCTGTTCCGCAACAAATGCTCCATCGCCTTCGAGAACGCCCTGCTGTTCGAGGAGCTGAACACCGCCCAGAAGGCCACCGTCCTGGCCATGGGGTCGCTGGCCGAATACAAGGACAACGCCGCCGCCGGCCATCTCCAGCGCATCGAGCGGCTGGTCGGCGACATCGCCCGCGAGCTGCGCGTCCATGGCCGTTTCGCCGACGAGCTGGACGATGAGCTGGCGGAGAAGGTCGGGCTGGCCGCCCTGCTGCACGACGTCGGCATGCTGAGCGTGTCGGACGAGACGCTGGGCATCCCCGGCGAGCTGGCGAACAACGACATGGCCGCCATCCAGCGCCACACGCTGATCGGCCACCGCATCCTCAGCGAGGCGGCTCTGCCCCTGCGCGGGCGCAGCCTGCTGTCGATCGCCGCGGAGATCGCCCGCTACCACCACGAGCGCTACGACGGGTCGGGCTACATGGAGGGGCTGCGCGGCGGCGCCATCCCGGTGTCGGCGCGGATCATGGCGGTCGCCGACGTGTTCGACGCCCTGATCACCGACCGCCAGTACCGCAAGGCCTGGGGGGTGGAGCACGCCATCACCTGGATCGCCGAGCGGGCGGGCAAGGACTTCGACCCGCTGGTGGTCGAGGCGTTCCTGACGGTGGTCCGCCGCATCCAGGCCGAGGAGCCGGACTGGTTCCCCAAGCCGGAGGGCGGCAACCAGGGCCTGCTGGTGGCAGCGATCGGGCGCAAGCTGCGCGCCCTGTTCGGCAACCGCGCCGAACCGATCAACTGA
- a CDS encoding Bug family tripartite tricarboxylate transporter substrate binding protein: MKARRFISSLLTSCALLLGATAAQAAYPEKPITMIVAYGAGGSTDVTARMLAPFIEKYLGGGARIVVMNRGGAGGEIGFAAIADATPDGYTIGFINTPNVVTIPIERNARFTLDRLDPLVNVVDDPGIMTVHGDSPYKTVEDLVAQAKANPNTITLGSTGVGSDDHLAMLLLQRQANVRFTHVPFPGSAENYRSMLGRHTQICGQNLGEGLRGKAGGDNIRILGVMSTQRWDMAPDLPTFKELGYNITMASLRGVGAPKGLPPEIRAKLIDAVTKAANDPEFQSKARDTYQPLRILDSEAFTAELKELDGDFRNLWREFPWLK; the protein is encoded by the coding sequence ATGAAAGCCAGACGTTTCATTTCCAGTCTCCTGACCTCCTGTGCCCTGCTGTTGGGCGCGACGGCGGCCCAGGCCGCCTATCCGGAGAAGCCGATCACCATGATCGTCGCCTACGGGGCCGGCGGATCGACCGACGTGACCGCGCGGATGCTGGCGCCCTTCATCGAAAAATACCTGGGCGGCGGCGCGCGGATCGTGGTGATGAACCGCGGCGGCGCCGGGGGGGAGATCGGCTTCGCGGCCATCGCCGACGCCACGCCGGACGGCTACACCATCGGCTTCATCAACACGCCGAACGTCGTCACCATCCCGATCGAGCGCAACGCCCGGTTCACGCTCGACCGGCTGGACCCGCTGGTCAACGTCGTCGACGACCCGGGCATCATGACGGTGCATGGCGACAGCCCTTACAAGACGGTGGAGGATCTGGTCGCCCAGGCCAAGGCCAACCCGAACACCATCACGCTGGGCTCCACCGGCGTCGGATCGGACGACCATCTGGCCATGCTGCTGCTCCAGCGGCAGGCCAATGTCCGCTTCACCCATGTGCCCTTTCCCGGCAGCGCGGAGAACTACCGCTCCATGCTCGGCCGCCACACCCAGATCTGCGGCCAGAATCTCGGCGAAGGGCTGCGCGGCAAGGCCGGCGGCGACAACATCCGCATCCTCGGCGTGATGAGCACGCAGCGCTGGGACATGGCGCCCGACCTGCCGACCTTCAAGGAACTGGGTTACAACATCACCATGGCGTCGCTGCGCGGCGTCGGCGCGCCGAAGGGCCTGCCGCCGGAGATCCGCGCCAAGCTGATCGATGCGGTGACCAAGGCCGCCAACGACCCGGAGTTCCAGAGCAAGGCCCGCGACACCTACCAGCCGCTGCGCATCCTCGACTCGGAGGCCTTCACCGCGGAGCTGAAGGAACTGGACGGCGATTTCCGCAACCTCTGGCGCGAGTTCCCCTGGCTGAAGTGA
- a CDS encoding methyl-accepting chemotaxis protein has translation MLAIALLGGSAITEQSRLLDTLFNRSFTREADVQALTDTLTVAHAGLYRTVILSTANASPKAVEDESKALTEQLSRLKVQADKMKGQSAATEEEGQILQRFGSDTAAYQAKVTSFLDLLKMGVDPLDFLQEVQAAYGRLNGTSRDYLTYQRQQSADAYANVNASVDATTQAFIASAIVALLITVGVALFIGFNIARPVVRLTTVMERLAQGRLEDEVPAAERGDEIGQMARTVRVFKENALRVQEMAREQEAMRTRAAEEQRRAMNSLAADLEASVKAMMGEVVRSADSMRGEANVMLENARQTSHHSDSVAHAVQEATSEVESVAAGAEQLRASIDEITRSITQSTQLARGAVDEAGRTDSIVQGLSEASRKIEEVVGLINNIAGQTNLLALNATIEAARAGEAGKGFAVVAQEVKSLANQTAKATDEIGAEIAAVQAATTAAVNAIRAIVNTIRQVDESLSTVAAAVEEQDAATRDISERSQRAATDTVAVLQEMRLVQQAAETTGHSAGAVQTTTEELSRSFNRLDNEIEAFITRITAA, from the coding sequence ATGCTTGCCATCGCGTTGCTCGGCGGCTCCGCCATCACGGAACAGTCACGCCTGCTGGACACGCTGTTCAACCGCTCCTTCACGCGGGAAGCGGACGTCCAGGCGTTGACCGACACGCTGACCGTCGCCCACGCCGGCCTTTACCGGACGGTGATTCTCAGCACCGCCAACGCCTCCCCCAAGGCGGTCGAAGATGAATCGAAGGCCCTGACCGAACAGCTCTCCAGGCTGAAGGTCCAGGCCGACAAGATGAAGGGCCAGTCGGCCGCGACCGAGGAGGAGGGGCAGATCCTCCAGCGCTTCGGCTCCGACACCGCCGCCTATCAGGCGAAGGTGACCAGCTTCCTCGACCTGCTGAAGATGGGCGTCGATCCGCTCGATTTCCTGCAAGAGGTCCAGGCCGCCTACGGGCGCCTGAACGGCACCTCCCGCGATTACCTGACCTACCAGCGCCAGCAGTCGGCCGACGCCTACGCCAACGTGAACGCGTCGGTCGACGCGACCACCCAGGCCTTCATCGCCTCGGCGATCGTCGCCCTGCTGATCACCGTGGGCGTGGCGCTGTTCATCGGCTTCAACATCGCCCGTCCGGTGGTCCGCCTGACCACGGTGATGGAACGCCTGGCCCAGGGCCGGCTGGAGGACGAGGTGCCCGCCGCCGAGCGCGGCGACGAGATCGGCCAGATGGCCCGCACCGTCCGCGTCTTCAAGGAGAACGCGCTGCGCGTCCAGGAGATGGCCCGCGAGCAGGAAGCCATGCGCACCCGCGCCGCCGAAGAGCAGCGCCGGGCCATGAACAGCCTCGCCGCCGACTTGGAGGCGTCGGTCAAGGCGATGATGGGCGAGGTGGTTCGCTCCGCCGATTCCATGCGCGGCGAAGCCAACGTGATGCTGGAGAACGCCCGCCAGACCAGCCACCACAGCGACTCGGTCGCCCACGCCGTGCAGGAGGCGACGAGCGAGGTGGAGAGCGTGGCCGCCGGCGCCGAGCAGCTCCGCGCCTCCATCGACGAGATCACCCGCTCCATCACCCAGTCGACCCAGCTCGCCCGCGGCGCGGTGGATGAGGCGGGGCGGACCGACTCCATCGTCCAGGGCCTCAGCGAGGCCAGCCGGAAGATCGAGGAGGTGGTTGGCCTCATCAACAACATCGCCGGCCAGACCAACCTGCTGGCGCTGAACGCGACCATCGAGGCGGCGCGCGCGGGCGAGGCCGGCAAGGGCTTCGCCGTGGTGGCGCAGGAGGTCAAGAGCCTCGCCAACCAGACCGCCAAGGCCACCGACGAGATCGGCGCGGAGATCGCGGCGGTGCAGGCGGCGACGACCGCGGCGGTCAACGCCATCCGTGCCATCGTCAACACCATCCGGCAGGTGGACGAATCGCTCAGCACCGTCGCCGCGGCGGTGGAGGAGCAGGACGCCGCCACCCGCGACATCAGCGAGCGCTCGCAGCGCGCCGCCACCGACACGGTGGCCGTGCTCCAGGAGATGCGGCTGGTGCAGCAGGCGGCGGAGACCACCGGCCATTCCGCCGGCGCCGTCCAGACCACGACGGAGGAGCTGTCGCGCAGCTTCAACCGGCTGGACAACGAGATCGAAGCCTTCATCACCCGGATCACCGCGGCCTGA
- a CDS encoding tripartite tricarboxylate transporter substrate binding protein: protein MIIRSKFLALAAGTLALAMSTTALSTARAAYPEKPITVVVAYDAGGSTDVTARLLAPFIEKHLGGTRIEVVNKPGAGGEIGFAAIADAAPDGYSIGFCNTPNMVSIPIERQARFSADRLDPLVNVVDDPGVWSVPGDSTFKTLKDVVEHAKANPNTVTVGTTGVGSDDQLAMLLVQRQAGVQFTHVPFSGSAANYKAMLAKKIQISGQNLGEGLRGQATDQIRVLGVMSKERWKAAPDIPTFAEQGYPVLMASLRGVCAPKGLPADVRAKLVDAVTKAATDPEFVAKAEAKETFQPLRVLSPDAFAAELKQLDTELKSLWQSSPWLK, encoded by the coding sequence ATGATCATTCGCAGCAAGTTCCTGGCGCTGGCGGCCGGGACCCTGGCGCTGGCCATGTCGACGACCGCTCTGTCGACGGCCCGGGCCGCCTATCCCGAGAAGCCGATCACCGTGGTCGTCGCCTACGACGCCGGCGGATCGACCGACGTGACCGCGCGCCTGCTGGCTCCCTTCATCGAGAAGCATCTGGGCGGCACCCGGATCGAAGTGGTGAACAAGCCGGGCGCCGGCGGCGAGATCGGCTTCGCAGCCATCGCCGACGCAGCACCGGACGGCTACTCCATCGGCTTCTGCAACACGCCGAACATGGTGTCGATCCCGATCGAGCGTCAGGCCCGCTTCTCGGCGGACCGGCTGGACCCGCTGGTCAACGTCGTCGACGATCCCGGCGTGTGGAGCGTTCCCGGCGACAGCACCTTCAAGACGCTGAAGGACGTCGTGGAGCACGCCAAGGCCAACCCGAACACCGTCACCGTCGGCACCACCGGCGTGGGTTCGGACGACCAGCTCGCCATGCTGCTGGTGCAGCGCCAGGCGGGCGTGCAGTTCACCCACGTGCCCTTCTCCGGCTCCGCCGCCAACTACAAGGCGATGCTCGCCAAGAAGATCCAGATCAGCGGCCAGAACCTGGGCGAGGGGCTGCGCGGCCAGGCCACCGACCAGATCCGCGTGCTGGGCGTGATGAGCAAGGAGCGCTGGAAGGCCGCCCCGGACATCCCGACCTTCGCGGAGCAGGGCTACCCGGTGCTGATGGCCTCGCTGCGCGGCGTCTGCGCGCCGAAGGGCCTGCCCGCCGATGTCCGCGCCAAGCTGGTGGACGCCGTCACCAAGGCCGCCACCGATCCGGAGTTCGTGGCGAAGGCCGAGGCCAAGGAGACCTTCCAGCCGCTGCGCGTCCTCAGCCCCGACGCCTTCGCGGCGGAGCTGAAGCAGCTCGACACCGAGCTGAAGTCGCTGTGGCAGTCGTCGCCCTGGCTGAAGTGA